The Epinephelus lanceolatus isolate andai-2023 chromosome 21, ASM4190304v1, whole genome shotgun sequence genome has a segment encoding these proteins:
- the irf3 gene encoding interferon regulatory factor 3 isoform X2 — MSHSKPLLIPWLRTQIDSKRYPGVQWTNLEQTEFSIPWKHALRQDSSDMDILIFKAWAEGSGNGRVHGDPSVWKRNFRSALRAKGFKLVSDNKNDPANPHKVFRWPDEPTSGANSSAGSQDQDDPDLFEDYGFPIQESQVVPCFDVYLQADSPAGQDILQECLKGLNIGPEPEGTAGFEPPPEQQQLQNPVVIGGHALPGQQQYPVMSEGAVGEAGLPEQPAHPMEGAVGGACDGQLVEQFLHTITKTSDRDNFKTQFRITVYYRGVKVSEQLVQNEDGIRLVYRPDLIGPVVDHESGLTLVSLPSPGAMLDQTQANLTQRILDKLDGLDVGVSGHVVYGLRRGGETKAFWSFSKFDRNKQPQEISKLQPQPLYQFKDFVRGILDFIDGRDCPPCSLFFCLGEKWPDPDNRPWEKKLIMVEVVLTSMEVLKDMAVGGGASSLQSVELQMSLEEMMEMY, encoded by the exons ATGTCTCATTCTAAACCACTGCTCATCCCTTGGCTGCGGACCCAGATTGACAGCAAAAGGTATCCTGGTGTCCAGTGGACAAACCTGGAGCAAACCGAGTTCTCCATCCCGTGGAAACATGCTTTAAGACAGGACTCCTCTGACATGGACATCCTCATCTTTAAG GCCTGGGCAGAGGGGAGTGGCAATGGGCGGGTTCATGGGGACCCCTCGGTGTGGAAGAGGAACTTCCGCAGCGCCCTCCGAGCCAAAGGCTTCAAACTGGTCAGCGACAACAAGAACGACCCTGCTAACCCCCATAAAGTGTTTCGCTGGCCGGATGAGCCAACGTCAGGAG CTAACTCCTCTGCTGGATCCCAGGACCAAGATGACCCTGATTTGTTTGAGGATTATGGCTTTCCTATACAAGAA AGCCAGGTCGTCCCATGCTTTGATGTCTATCTTCAAGCCG ACTCCCCTGCCGGCCAGGATATTCTCCAGGAGTGTTTAAAGGGACTGAACATTGGCCCTGAACCGG AGGGCACCGCAGGCTTTGAGCCTCCTCCTGAGCAACAACAGCTCCAAAACCCGGTTGTGATTGGTGGACATGCGTTGCCTGGGCAACAGCAGTATCCAGTAATGTCTGAGGGTGCAGTCGGTGAAGCTGGGTTGCCTGAGCAACCGGCACATCCAATGGAAGGAGCCGTGGGAGGGGCCTGTGATGGGCAGTTGGTGGAGCAGTTTCTTCATACTATTACCAAGACCAGTGATAGAGATAATTTCA AGACTCAATTCAGGATAACAGTGTACTACAGAGGGGTGAAGGTGTCCGAGCAGCTGGTTCAGAATGAAGATGGAATTCGCCTCGTCTACag GCCTGACCTCATTGGGCCGGTTGTGGATCACGAGTCAGGCCTCACCCTGGTCTCTCTGCCAAGTCCGGGAGCCATGCTGGATCAAACCCAAGCCAATCTGACCCAACGCATCCTGGACAAGCTGGATGGTTTAGACGTGGGGGTGTCGGGCCACGTGGTCTACGGACTGCGACGAGGGGGGGAAACCAAAGCATTCTGGAGCTTCTCCAAGTTTGACAGGAACAAGCAGCCCCAAGAGATTTCTAAACTGCAGCCTCAGCCACTGTACCAGTTCAAGGACTTTGTGCGAG GAATATTGGACTTCATTGATGGGAGAGACTGCCCTCCGTGCTCCCTGTTCTTCTGCCTCGGGGAGAAGTGGCCTGACCCAGACAACAGGCCTTGGGAGAAGAAACTCATCATGGTGGAG GTGGTCCTGACTTCAATGGAGGTACTGAAGGACATGGCTGTAGGAGGTGGCGCCTCCTCCCTGCAGTCTGTGGAGCTGCAGATGTCTCTCGAGGAGATGATGGAGATGTACTGA
- the irf3 gene encoding interferon regulatory factor 3 isoform X1 translates to MSHSKPLLIPWLRTQIDSKRYPGVQWTNLEQTEFSIPWKHALRQDSSDMDILIFKAWAEGSGNGRVHGDPSVWKRNFRSALRAKGFKLVSDNKNDPANPHKVFRWPDEPTSGANSSAGSQDQDDPDLFEDYGFPIQESQVVPCFDVYLQAADSPAGQDILQECLKGLNIGPEPEGTAGFEPPPEQQQLQNPVVIGGHALPGQQQYPVMSEGAVGEAGLPEQPAHPMEGAVGGACDGQLVEQFLHTITKTSDRDNFKTQFRITVYYRGVKVSEQLVQNEDGIRLVYRPDLIGPVVDHESGLTLVSLPSPGAMLDQTQANLTQRILDKLDGLDVGVSGHVVYGLRRGGETKAFWSFSKFDRNKQPQEISKLQPQPLYQFKDFVRGILDFIDGRDCPPCSLFFCLGEKWPDPDNRPWEKKLIMVEVVLTSMEVLKDMAVGGGASSLQSVELQMSLEEMMEMY, encoded by the exons ATGTCTCATTCTAAACCACTGCTCATCCCTTGGCTGCGGACCCAGATTGACAGCAAAAGGTATCCTGGTGTCCAGTGGACAAACCTGGAGCAAACCGAGTTCTCCATCCCGTGGAAACATGCTTTAAGACAGGACTCCTCTGACATGGACATCCTCATCTTTAAG GCCTGGGCAGAGGGGAGTGGCAATGGGCGGGTTCATGGGGACCCCTCGGTGTGGAAGAGGAACTTCCGCAGCGCCCTCCGAGCCAAAGGCTTCAAACTGGTCAGCGACAACAAGAACGACCCTGCTAACCCCCATAAAGTGTTTCGCTGGCCGGATGAGCCAACGTCAGGAG CTAACTCCTCTGCTGGATCCCAGGACCAAGATGACCCTGATTTGTTTGAGGATTATGGCTTTCCTATACAAGAA AGCCAGGTCGTCCCATGCTTTGATGTCTATCTTCAAGCCG CAGACTCCCCTGCCGGCCAGGATATTCTCCAGGAGTGTTTAAAGGGACTGAACATTGGCCCTGAACCGG AGGGCACCGCAGGCTTTGAGCCTCCTCCTGAGCAACAACAGCTCCAAAACCCGGTTGTGATTGGTGGACATGCGTTGCCTGGGCAACAGCAGTATCCAGTAATGTCTGAGGGTGCAGTCGGTGAAGCTGGGTTGCCTGAGCAACCGGCACATCCAATGGAAGGAGCCGTGGGAGGGGCCTGTGATGGGCAGTTGGTGGAGCAGTTTCTTCATACTATTACCAAGACCAGTGATAGAGATAATTTCA AGACTCAATTCAGGATAACAGTGTACTACAGAGGGGTGAAGGTGTCCGAGCAGCTGGTTCAGAATGAAGATGGAATTCGCCTCGTCTACag GCCTGACCTCATTGGGCCGGTTGTGGATCACGAGTCAGGCCTCACCCTGGTCTCTCTGCCAAGTCCGGGAGCCATGCTGGATCAAACCCAAGCCAATCTGACCCAACGCATCCTGGACAAGCTGGATGGTTTAGACGTGGGGGTGTCGGGCCACGTGGTCTACGGACTGCGACGAGGGGGGGAAACCAAAGCATTCTGGAGCTTCTCCAAGTTTGACAGGAACAAGCAGCCCCAAGAGATTTCTAAACTGCAGCCTCAGCCACTGTACCAGTTCAAGGACTTTGTGCGAG GAATATTGGACTTCATTGATGGGAGAGACTGCCCTCCGTGCTCCCTGTTCTTCTGCCTCGGGGAGAAGTGGCCTGACCCAGACAACAGGCCTTGGGAGAAGAAACTCATCATGGTGGAG GTGGTCCTGACTTCAATGGAGGTACTGAAGGACATGGCTGTAGGAGGTGGCGCCTCCTCCCTGCAGTCTGTGGAGCTGCAGATGTCTCTCGAGGAGATGATGGAGATGTACTGA